Proteins co-encoded in one Sebastes fasciatus isolate fSebFas1 chromosome 11, fSebFas1.pri, whole genome shotgun sequence genomic window:
- the LOC141776837 gene encoding sentrin-specific protease 5-like: MLSCDPPSFTLISLSQMHRTQSHKAKCLKRKKRFLSSVKGVSHLSRRAKRRLCCKIQLWMWRKRREKCRFGLFRVKKRACGISSSPCLSLETQSQNNKVPTYHTSHLENSVRTTALVSPLRCDNGDSEDTLSGQNCLLKLCESVIVSETFTASSSLANLVMDTNFSAGNISQTVLAAMVPSQKTETLVQLSEHTHHLKRSHTVKPLLSTESDACGLTTHFKEPRTMVPAQRLEADGPSGQFTTVTPGQDQATNRDTDERITSKKTSQTDVSLLTKDIHEFLDDCYRIYGSFIPLQKRDVLRHLESKFNTDFSDRKKVIFSEVTKYRTVVVQKPVPSFQVVYKKHTLTLDDLSTLADQNWLNDQVMNMYGELIMESAHHKVHFLNSFFHKQLMTRGYDGVKRWTKQVDLFSKSLLLVPIHLEVHWCLVTADIVKKKICLYDSQGNALQKVARNILKYLMTEAKEKKQTDFLSGWVVSFNEIIPQQTNENDCGVFVLEYSRCLALSNPLQFSQKDIPKIRKRIYKELCDCKLHDQC, translated from the exons ATGCTCTCATGTGACCCTCCATCGTTCACTCTGATCAGTCTCTCCCAGATGCACCGAACGCAGAGCCACAAAGCAAAATGCCTCAAGAGAAAAAAGCGATTCCTGTCTTCAGTCAAGGGAGTTTCTCATCTCTCCAGGCGTGCCAAGAGACGCTTGTGTTGTAAAATACAGCTTTGGATGTGGAGGAAACGGAGGGAGAAATGCCGTTTTGGGTTATTCAGAGTAAAGAAAAGAGcttgtgggatcagctccagcccctgCCTCAGCTTAGAGACACAATCACAGAACAATAAAGTCCCAACATACCACACATCACACCTAGAAAATTCAGTCAGAACAACAGCTCTTGTGTCACCTCTCAGATGTGATAATGGAGATTCAGAAGACACGCTCAGTGGGCAGAATTGTCTGCTGAAGCTGTGTGAATCTGTCATTGTGTCAGAAACGTTCACTGCTTCCAGTTCCTTGGCGAACCTGGTTATGGACACAAATTTTTCTGCGGGTAACATCAGTCAAACCGTGCTAGCAGCGATGGTGCCGTCTCAGAAAACTGAAACTTTGGTACAGCTCAGTGAACATACCCACCATTTAAAACGTTCTCACACTGTCAAACCCCTGTTGAGTACAGAGAGCGATGCATGTGGGTTAACTACACATTTTAAAGAACCAAGGACAATGGTACCAGCTCAAAGGCTCGAGGCTGACGGCCCATCAGGACAATTCACTACTGTCACTCCAGGTCAGGACCAGGCTACAAACAGAGACACTGATGAGAGAATCACTAGTAAAAAGACTTCTCAAACTGATGTCAGCCTTCTAACAAAGGACATCCACG AATTTCTTGATGACTGCTACAGAATATATGGAAGTTTCATCCCATTACAAAAGAGAGACGTCTTGAGACATCTGGAGAGCAAGTTTAACACAGATTTCAGCGACAG AAAAAAGGTGATCTTCTCAGAAGTTACCAAATACCGAACTGTGGTGGTTCAGAAGCCTGTTCCCTCCTTCCAGGTGGTCTacaagaaacacacactgacactggATGACTTGTCCACACTGGCAGATCAGAACTGGCTCAACGACCAG GTCATGAACATGTATGGAGAATTAATTATGGAGTCTGCCCACCACAAG GTCCATTTTCTCAACAGCTTCTTTCACAAGCAGCTCATGACCAGAGGATATGATGGTGTTAAGAGATGGACGAAGCAG GTGGATTTGTTTTCTAAGAGTTTACTTTTGGTGCCCATCCACCTGGAGGTTCACTGGTGTTTGGTGACAGCTGACATAGTCAAGAAGAAGATCTGCCTTTACGACTCTCAAGGGAACGCACTCCAGAAGGTTGCAAGG AACATCCTGAAATACTTGATGACGGAAGCAAAAGAGAAGAAGCAAACAGATTTTTTAAGTGGATGGGTCGTGTCATTCAATGAG ATAATCCCACAACAGACCAATGAAAATGACTGTGGAGTTTTTGTCTTGGAG TATTCTAGATGCCTTGCTCTGTCAAATCCTCTGCAATTTTCACAGAAGGACATACCAAAGATACGCAAGAGGATCTACAAAGAGCTCTGTGACTGTAAGCTCCATGATCAGTGCTGA
- the LOC141776842 gene encoding alpha-2-HS-glycoprotein-like: MNSLGITVVLGLLTGVWAQINVVRPLCDSAEGEEAALVAQDYLNAQHTHGYKYALNRIEDIKIYTEPNGVDTFVLEVDLLETDCHVLDPTPLANCTVRPKELTAVEGDCDVVLKRVGGALTVTAFKCKTEESTEDLCVGCPSLLPLNNTNALDFVQASLATFNNMSVDDATYTVMEVGRMTSQIVSGGPIYSAEYVVVEANCTNDVCVPLDDAMAARGICTAKGLSTAHTVDCRMFLNLVPVVDANSTADAAPVVPPVVHVQTGSMSPKHGLRFHQLTTLHNPELSGHLSESGESNEVVLITPLVADPSLAAANPTPAAADPAPAAADPAPAAADPAPAAADPAPTDPAPADPAPAADSGSASDSDSSSKEVPHINFKRDASAATAMVDAATQTDPIIVLTPVCPGRKRFF; the protein is encoded by the exons ATGAATTCTCTGGGCATCACTGTGGTTCTGGGACTACTGACGGGGGTCTGGGCTCAGATCAATGTGGTACGACCACTGTGCGACTCCGCTGAGGGAGAAGAGGCTGCCCTGGTGGCTCAGGATTACCTCAATGCCCAGCACACTCATGGCTACAAGTATGCACTGAACAGGATCGAAGACATCAAGATCTATACTGAA CCTAATGGAGTCGACACATTTGTCCTGGAAGTTGACCTGCTGGAGACAGACTGTCATGTTTTGGATCCCACACCTCTTGCCAACTGCACAGTCAGGCCGAAAGAATTGACG GCAGTAGAAGGAGACTGCGATGTGGTGTTGAAGAGGGTTGGCGGAGCTCTGACTGTCACAGCATTCAAGTGTAAAACAGAAG AATCAACAGAGGACCTGTGCGTGGGCTGTCCTTCCCTTCTTCCCCTAAATAACACCAACGCACTGGACTTTGTCCAAGCCTCTCTGGCAACCTTCAACAACATGTCTGTGGACGACGCAACGTATACTGTTATGGAGGTTGGAAGGATGACATCACAG ATTGTGTCTGGTGGGCCAATCTATTCTGCGGAATATGTTGTAGTTGAGGCTAATTGCACTAATGATGTCTGCGTACCCCTGGATGACGCCATGGCT GCACGTGGTATTTGTACTGCCAAAGGTTTGAGCACTGCCCACACAGTGGACTGCAGGATGTTTTTAAATCTG GTGCCTGTTGTAGATGCCAACAGCACTGCAGATGCAGCTCCTGTTGTGCCACCAGTGGTCCATGTACAAACAGGTAGCATGTCACCCAAGCATGGTCTGAGGTTCCACCAGCTGACTACTCTCCATAACCCTGAGCTAAGCGGCCATCTGTCTGAATCAGGAGAGTCAAATGAAGTTGTACTCATAACACCTTTAGTGGCTGATCCTTCTCTAGCTGCTGCTAATCCTACTCCAGCTGCAGCCGATCCAGCTCCAGCTGCTGCCGATCCAGCTCCAGCTGCTGCCGATCCAGCTCCAGCTGCTGCCGATCCAGCTCCAACCGATCCAGCTCCAGCCGATCCAGCTCCAGCTGCTGACAGTGGATCAGCCTCAGATTCAGATTCATCCAGTAAGGAGGTCCCGCATATTAATTTTAAGAGAGATGCATCTGCCGCAACCGCAATGGTTGACGCTGCGACTCAAACAGACCCCATCATTGTTCTTACGCCAGTGTGCCCAGGAAGGAAAAGATTCTTTTAA